In the Aptenodytes patagonicus chromosome 5, bAptPat1.pri.cur, whole genome shotgun sequence genome, CCCTCAAGGGCCAGTTTAGTCCCAGACCAGAGAATATTTGATATTGAAAACCCAAGGAACAGAAGCTTCCCCTGTGGTCTCGCTATACCCTACCCAACACCTTGCCAACTTTGGAGATGATTCAAACCCTTCCCTCTCCAAGTCAAGGGGACACCCCACGCAAGAAAAgaccaggctttttttttttttttccagagattttttttgtctttttaatttcatcttgGTACGCTATTTCTGACAGTGTGTCAGCATCTCCTGCCGGGTCAGCCATCTCCAGACCCCGCTACATTCAGTGTCAGATTGTATGGTGGCGATGAGCCAGTGTTTTGAGCCTCACAGTCACTTGCATGTCTTTACGGGTTGTCGCTTACATCATTTGCGAACAGCAGCACAAAAGGACACAACGCATGAAAACAAGAGTGGGGATGAGGTGAGGGTCAGCTGAAGGCTCAACCCCAAGGAGAACTGTCCCCAGGTTCCCACAGCTCCTGCAGGGATGAACCTGAGCACGGGGGGGGGAAATGCAGggctctccttcctttctccttcgcCCAAGGGGTGGCGATACCAGCTGCAGTGTCTTCCAGAGCCAGGACAGCAGCTCACACTGGTCTAGCACACATATTTGAGGGTACGGGATGGGGTtgctggcagaggcaggctgggtCCTGCCACAGGAAGGAGAGAGGTGATGCAGAGAAACAGAGCTGAGCCCCGATGGGCTGGGATGtccaccagctccagcagcgTCATCCATCCCACACCAACCTCCTGGACACGTCCAGCGGTGGGGACAGGACCTGGCCACCGTGCTGTCCCCATCAATCTGCTGGTAGAGGAGCAGGTCCCTGGAGCCAGCCCTGCTTTGGATTTCAACTGCACCTCAAAACCAGTGGGGCAACCTGAGAGCACCAAAAATAACCAACCCCGAAACCCAAACCTATCACCTGAAATGAACTGATGTTCCTTCCCTGCCACTGGGCTTTTGCAACCTAAACATAACGTttataaaaagtaaattatttcatCTTATAACTTAAGTGCATTGAGTATTTCCTTAAATATGGTTCACGCTGAAAATAAAGTTACTTTTGCTGTACAGTAAATTTCTGATAGTCTTAGAAATAAACTTTGTTGATACAATCTGGCAGGTGTGGCTGTGCAGTACATCACCCACAGCCACACagccctgcacacacacacgtgtgtgcccacacacacacacacacacagtcccgTCCTCAGGGATGGGGACGATGTTAGGGGTTTCTAGCTTTCTATATTCACATGGGAACACCTATTTTAAAAGTCCCTGTGTTTAAACAGTGAGCGCTCAAGCTGGTTGAGGGAACAGAGGGAAAACCCCGCAGCAAAATTTTCCCTGTGTTTCCCCAAAGCGTTGTCAACTTTTCAAATTTCAAAGCCCAGCTGGTGCTGTGGGCTCCCCCAGTGAAGATCAGCAGTTTGCTCTTTCCACTGCTTGGACCGAAGGTGGTGCAGAGGGGATATGGCACCGGGATGCTCCTGCTGGAAgggtttccccctccccctgcctttCCCCCTGCTGAAATGAGAAATTTGGTTCCCCATTTGAAATTTGAAAACCTACCAGCCAGCTGCAAAAACCACTCCTGTCCCTAATCCTAGGCTCCTAAGAGAAACATGAAACTATGCAACCCATAACTTAACTCGCTCCTTGGGAATCCCAAGCTACAACATATTGTTTGACAGCATCCCAGCTGTGTcgcttccccctccctcccaaccccaggggctctgcagcccctcctgGGGCAGCGCAGTGGCTGCCCCGTGCCGGGGACCACACCGCACTCAGGAGGTGAAGTACGAGTTCTGCATGGAGTAGAGGTGGTCGATGGGGTTCCCCACTCGTGCCTGGAGTGGCCCCGCGTCCGCTGTGGCGAGGAAGCAGTCGCCCAGGTTGCTCAGTGAGGTATCATCGCTATCCAAGTCGTGGAAGAGGGGCTCGGCACCTtgggaagcagggaaggagcagaaggACTTCAGAGCCTGCTTTCTCCTCTGGCACCTTGACAGTGCCCGATGTCCCCAGCTTTTGCAGCGTAAGGATTTAGGGGTGAGGGGACCGCTGTCTTCCCAGAAATCGCTGCATCCCCCACGCATGCCTCCACCACACAGCCCCCTGCTGTGACCCAGCATCTCTTCGAAGGAGAGAAGGCAAGAGGCAAACTCTGGAGCCTTACCATAGGGGTGCATGTGGTCTCCGGGCATCTGCGGCGGGGTGAGCCCTTGCCGGAAGGGGTCAGAGCCATAAACGCTTTGCTCCATGCCCATCAGCTGCTGGGGCGGGGGCAGAGTAGTGTAGGGGTTCAGCATCCCCTCCAGTCCCGCACTGCCGCTGCCATTCGTCTGGGCTGGAAGATAAGAGCGAGCCATTGGTGCAGTCGGGCTGCTGCTTTCTGGGAGGCCCAGCTCCCTTGGGAAGCCCGGAGAGGGCTGGGAAATAGGGAGACCCTGAGCACAGGGAGAGCTGCATGCGAGGTGGGTACCTGAGCTCAGGCGCTGTGTGTTTTGCtgatcttgctgctgctgctgctgcctcctggcaAGCTTCTTCATCTAGccgagaagaagggaaaaaaaaggggtgaaATCATCACCCGGTCGGAGCGAGGAGggaggggagccctggcaccAGCCGCTGGCGGGGGGCTACCCCTCGTACTCACCTTTGCTCGCTGGTTCTGGAACCAGACCTGCACCACGCGGACGCTCAGCCCCGTCTCAGCCGCCAGCGTCTCCCGCACCTTGGAGAGAGGAATGACAGCGGCATCTCAGCCCCCTCAGCTTTTTGGGGGGACTtcaggaggggacagagcagcCGGGGCAAGTCCTTGCCCAGCATCCAGGACATCCCAgggggctggaggtggctgagctTGGGCCGTTCTCCCCATACCTTCCTGCAGGGCTTGGAGGAGACCTCAAACGATGCCTTGAATGCCCTCCGCTGCTGTGTGGTCAGGATCGTCCGGGGTCTCTTGGGCCGTTTGTGATCCTTCCCATCCTCGGCACCCTTCCCCGAGGCTTGGCCCAGTTTGCAGATGCTGTCCTCATCGTCACTTTTgcctaaggggggaaaaaaaagcaggtccTTTACAGACAATGGGCAGCGCACATCGTTTTCTAGCATGTCCAAAATAATCTGGGGGACTTAAAACAAGCTGCTATTGGTGGGGATCTTCTTGTGAATGTGTGTGAGGGGCTGAGGTTTGGGGCTGGCTGCCCCATGGCAGCTCAGAGAGGGGGAGAGTTGCTGTGGCTCATAGTTTGGGGTCACTCAGCCATCAGATGTGCTTTTTGGTTCTTCTTTTCCCCAACAGTCTGAGCAGCTGCAATGTGAAACCCTGGGACACCTGATTTTCCCTCCATCGGACCCAAATCCCTGCTTGCTCCACAGGGATTACCTGCCAGGCCACAGCTGGGGACACATCTGGACAGAGACACACAGGTTGCATTCACG is a window encoding:
- the LMX1A gene encoding LIM homeobox transcription factor 1-alpha isoform X1, with product MLDGLKMEESLQSALDPAAPFSSLLGRAATPKSVCEGCQRVISDRFLLRLNDSLWHEQCVQCASCKEPLQTTCFYRDKKLYCKLDYEKLFAVKCAGCLEAIAPSELVMRAQKSVYHLHCFCCCVCERRLQKGDEFVLKEGQLLCKGDYEKERELLSLVSPALSDSGKSDDEDSICKLGQASGKGAEDGKDHKRPKRPRTILTTQQRRAFKASFEVSSKPCRKVRETLAAETGLSVRVVQVWFQNQRAKMKKLARRQQQQQQDQQNTQRLSSAQTNGSGSAGLEGMLNPYTTLPPPQQLMGMEQSVYGSDPFRQGLTPPQMPGDHMHPYGAEPLFHDLDSDDTSLSNLGDCFLATADAGPLQARVGNPIDHLYSMQNSYFTS
- the LMX1A gene encoding LIM homeobox transcription factor 1-alpha isoform X2 produces the protein MLDGLKMEESLQSALDPAAPFSSLLGKAATPKSVCEGCQRVISDRFLLRLNDSLWHEQCVQCASCKEPLQTTCFYRDKKLYCKLDYEKLFAVKCAGCLEAIAPSELVMRAQKSVYHLHCFCCCVCERRLQKGDEFVLKEGQLLCKGDYEKERELLSLVSPALSDSGKSDDEDSICKLGQASGKGAEDGKDHKRPKRPRTILTTQQRRAFKASFEVSSKPCRKVRETLAAETGLSVRVVQVWFQNQRAKMKKLARRQQQQQQDQQNTQRLSSAQTNGSGSAGLEGMLNPYTTLPPPQQLMGMEQSVYGSDPFRQGLTPPQMPGDHMHPYGAEPLFHDLDSDDTSLSNLGDCFLATADAGPLQARVGNPIDHLYSMQNSYFTS